A single Tachypleus tridentatus isolate NWPU-2018 chromosome 9, ASM421037v1, whole genome shotgun sequence DNA region contains:
- the LOC143226714 gene encoding LOW QUALITY PROTEIN: alpha-actinin-like (The sequence of the model RefSeq protein was modified relative to this genomic sequence to represent the inferred CDS: inserted 2 bases in 2 codons; deleted 1 base in 1 codon) yields the protein MANPDMYNESFNEGYMDQEEEWERXGLLDPAWEKQQRKTFTAWCNSHLRKAGTQIENIEDDFRNGLKLMLLLEVISGETLPRPDRGKMRFHKIANVNKGLEFIERKGVKLVSIGAEEIVDGNVKMTLGLIWTIILRFAIQDISVEEMTAKEGLLLWCQRKTAPYKNVNVQNFHLSWKDGLAFCALIHRHRPDLLDYGKLSKDNPIENLNLAFDIAEKYLNIPRMLDAEDMVNTPKPDERAVMTYVSCYYHAFQGAQQAETAANRICKVLKVNQENERLMEEYERLASDLLEWIRRTTPWLENRTTDNTLNGVLKKLNEFRTYRRSHKPPRVEQKAKLETSFNTLQTKLRLSNRPAYLPSEGKMVSDIANAWKGLETAEKGFEEWLLSEMMRLERLDHLAQKFKHKADIHEDWTKGKEEMLQSQDFRKCKLYELKALKKKHEAFESDLAAHQDRVEQIAAIAQELNALNYHDVANINSRCQRICDQWDRLGTLTQKRRTALEEAERVLENIDHLHLEFAKRAAPFNNWLDGAREDLVDMFIVHTMEEIQALIDAHEQFKQTLGEADKEHKAIIALTQEVQTIATQYQIPGGIENPYTTITSTTITNKWGEVKQLVPKRDQVLQTEMMRQQSNERLRRKFAEKANVVGPWIEHQIDAVLAAGMGMQGTLEDQLNKLKQMEQSVVQYRSHIDELEKFNQEVQEAMIYENRYTQYSMETLRVGWEQLLTSIHRTTNEIENQILTRDSKGITQEQLNECRDXFNHFDKTRSGRLTPEEFKSCLVSLGFNIRNDRQGEAEFRRIMNIVDPNNTSMVQFEVFLDFMTKESSDTDTAEQIIESFRILAGDKPYIMPDELKRELPPDQADYCIQRMPPYKGPGAAPGALDYMSFSTSLYGESDL from the exons ACTTTCACGGCATGGTGTAATTCACATTTACGGAAGGCTGGGACCCAGATTGAAAATATTGAAGACGATTTTCGAAATGGGCTGAAGCTTATGTTATTGTTGGAGGTAATATCGGGGGAGACTCTTCCTAGACCAGATCGAGGCAAAATGCGTTTCCACAAAATTGCTAATGTGAATAAAGGCTTGGAATTCATCGAAAGGAAGGGTGTAAAGCTTGTTTCTATAGGAGCTGAGG AAATTGTGGATGGAAATGTAAAGATGACTTTAGGTCTTATCTGGACCATCATTCTTCGATTTGCCATTCAAGATATTTCTGTGGAAG AGATGACTGCTAAAGAAGGCTTACTTCTCTGGTGTCAACGAAAAACTGCTCCatacaaaaatgttaatgttCAAAATTTCCATCTCAG CTGGAAGGATGGGTTAGCCTTCTGTGCTCTAATTCACCGTCATCGACCAGATCTACTAGATTATGGAAAGCTATCTAAG GACAACCCCATTGAGAACTTGAATTTGGCATTTGATATTGCTGAGAAATATCTGAACATCCCAAGAATGTTGGATGCTGAAG ATATGGTGAATACACCTAAACCTGATGAAAGGGCTGTGATGACATATGTCTCCTGTTATTACCATGCTTTCCAAGGAGCTCAACAG GCCGAAACAGCTGCAAACCGCATCTGTAAAGTACTGAAAGTCAACCAAGAGAATGAACGTCTCATGGAAGAGTATGAACGTCTTGCTAGTGAT CTTCTCGAGTGGATTCGACGAACTACGCCCTGGTTGGAAAACAGAACCACAGATAACACATTGAATGGAGTACTGAAAAAACTGAATGAATTCCGTACCTACAGAAGGTCACACAAACCTCCTCGTGTAGAGCAGAAGGCTAAGCTAGAAACCAGTTTCAACACGCTTCAGACTAAGCTTCGACTCAGCAACCGCCCTGCATACTTGCCATCAGAAGGAAAGATGGTCTCG GACATTGCCAACGCATGGAAAGGACTGGAGACTGCTGAAAAAGGCTTTGAAGAATGGCTGCTTTCTGAAATGATGAG GCTGGAACGTCTCGACCATCTTGCCCAGAAGTTCAAACACAAGGCTGATATCCATGAAGATTGGACAAAGGGAAAAGAGGAAATGCTGCAAAGTCAAGACTTCAGGAAGTGCAAGCTCTATGAACTTAAA GCCCTCAAGAAAAAGCATGAAGCATTTGAAAGTGATTTGGCTGCTCACCAAGATCGTGTGGAACAGATAGCTGCTATTGCTCAGGAACTGAA TGCTCTGAACTACCATGATGTAGCTAACATTAACTCTCGCTGCCAGAGAATATGTGATCAGTGGGATAGACTCGGAACTCTGACCCAGAAACGTCGCACTGCACTAGAG GAGGCTGAGCGTGTGTTGGAGAACATCGATCATTTACATCTGGAGTTTGCTAAACGAGCAGCG CCCTTTAACAACTGGCTGGATGGAGCACGTGAAGACCTGGTGGACATGTTTATTGTTCATACTATGGAGGAAATTCAG GCTTTAATCGACGCTCACGAACAGTTTAAACAAACACTCGGTGAAGCTGACAAGGAACACAAGGCTATCATTGCCTTGACACAGGAGGTTCAGACCATTGCTACACAATATCAAATCCCAGGTGGCATCGAGAACCCATACACAACCATCACTTCAACC ACGATTACCAATAAATGGGGAGAAGTTAAACAGCTGGTTCCTAAACGAGACCAAGTTCTCCAGACAGAGATGATGCGTCAACAAT CTAACGAACGTTTGCGACGCAAGTTTGCCGAGAAGGCTAACGTTGTTGGACCTTGG ATAGAACACCAGATTGACGCTGTTTTAGCAGCTGGAATGGGTATGCAAGGTACACTAGAAGATCAGCTGAACAAACTTAAACAGATGGAACAGAGTGTAGTACAATACCGTTCACACATTGATGAACTTGAGAAGTTCAACCAG GAGGTGCAAGAAGCCATGATTTATGAAAATCGCTACACTCAGTACAGTATGGAG ACGTTAAGAGTGGGTTGGGAACAGCTGCTGACATCCATTCATCGTACAACAAATGAAATTGAGAACCAG ATCCTCACCCGAGATTCTAAAGGAATCACACAAGAACAGCTGAATGAGTGTCGTG TGTTCAACCACTTTGACAAGACTAGATCAGGACGGTTGACTCCGGAAGAGTTCAAATCTTGTCTTGTCAGCTTAGGATTTAACATCAGAAATGACAGACAG GGAGAAGCAGAGTTCCGTAGGATTATGAATATCGTGGATCCCAATAACACAAGCATGGTCCAGTTTGAAGTGTTTTTGGACTTCATGACAAAAGAAAGCTCTGATACTGACACAGCAGAACAAATTATTGAATCCTTCCGTATCTTGGCTGGAGACAAG CCTTACATCATGCCTGACGAACTAAAGAGGGAACTTCCACCGGATCAAGCTGATTACTGTATCCAGAGAATGCCACCTTACAAAGGACCTGGGGCTGCACCTGGAGCCTTGGATTACATGTCTTTCTCAACCTCACTTTATGGGGAAAGTGACCTGTAA